The following proteins are encoded in a genomic region of Mobula hypostoma chromosome 23, sMobHyp1.1, whole genome shotgun sequence:
- the LOC134337102 gene encoding BTB/POZ domain-containing adapter for CUL3-mediated RhoA degradation protein 2, with translation MSGDTCLTSPCPPSGAKPKAISFKGGSMGNKYIRLNVGGSLYYTTVQILTRHDTMLKAMFSGRMEVLTDKEGWILIDRCGKHFGTVLNYLRDDSIILPKSRREIKELLAEAKYYLIQGLVDVCQTALQEKNECCEVACMIPMITSLKEEERLIESCAKPVVKLLHNRSNNKYSYTSNSDDNLLKNVELFDKLSLRFNGRVLFMKDVLGDEICCWSFYGQGRKLAEVCCTSIVYATEKKQTKVEFPEARIYEETLNVLLYETPRVPDNLLLEATSRTSAQGSHSEDEEALEVRDRVRRIHVKRYSSYDDRPLGHQPAYRD, from the exons ATGTCTGGGGATACCTGCTTAACATCACCTTGTCCTCCCTCTGGAGCGAAACCCAAGGCCATCAGCTTTAAAGGAGGAAGCATGGGGAACAAGTACATCAGGTTAAATGTTGGAGGCTCGCTGTACTATACCACTGTTCAGATTTTAACCAGGCACGACACCATGCTGAAGGCAATGTTTAGTGGAAGAATGGAAGTACTGACTGAcaaagaag GATGGATTCTTATTGATCGTTGTGGGAAACATTTTGGCACTGTCTTGAACTACCTGAGGGATGACTCAATTATCCTTCCAAAGAGTAGGCGGGAAATAAAGGAACTATTAGCAGAAGCCAAATATTACCTTATTCAAGGCCTAGTGGATGTCTGTCAGACAgctttacag gaaaagaATGAATGCTGTGAAGTTGCTTGCATGATCCCCATGATTACCTCTCTCAAGGAGGAAGAAAGACTTATTGAAAGTTGTGCTAAG CCTGTTGTGAAGCTGCTACATAACAGGAGCAATAACAAGTATTCCTACACTAG CAACTCTGATGACAATTTGTTAAAGAATGTTGAACTATTCGACAAACTGTCCCTGAGATTTAATGGAAGAGTGCTTTTCATGAAGGACGTCTTAGGAGATGAGATTTGCTGCTGGTCATTTTATGGACAGGGCCGCAAGCTTGCTGAGGTTTGCTGCACCTCCATTGTGTATGCAACAGAAAAGAAACAGACCAAG GTTGAATTTCCTGAAGCAAGAATTTATGAAGAGACATTGAATGTCTTGCTTTATGAAACACCACGTGTACCTGATAACTTGCTGTTAGAGGCTACTAGTCGGACATCTGCTCAAGGGTCACATAGTGAAGATGAAGAGGCGTTGGAAGTTAGAGATCGTGTGCGTAGAATACACGTGAAAAGGTACAGCTCATATGATGACAGACCCCTTGGACACCAGCCTGCCTATAGAGACTAA